One Brachybacterium aquaticum genomic region harbors:
- a CDS encoding DDE-type integrase/transposase/recombinase, producing the protein MNELAADRIPVAVSLRVLKLSRQPYYRWRKQQVTESELVEAYRANALFDAHRDDPEFGYRFLAGEAEAAGQRMCERTAWRICRDNQWWSVFGKKRGKNGKRPGPPVHDDLVQRDFSADDLNELWLTDITEHWTDEGKLYLCAIKDVFSGRIVGDSISDRMKARLAVNALDNAVSRRRDAGGCIVHSDRGSQGGFNWSSQHLDFGGVFEHGHGRLEQEDERRAGGASSSVAC; encoded by the coding sequence GTGAACGAGCTCGCCGCCGACAGGATCCCCGTCGCGGTGTCCCTGCGGGTCCTGAAGCTCTCCCGCCAGCCCTACTACCGCTGGCGGAAACAGCAAGTCACCGAGTCCGAGCTGGTCGAGGCCTATCGAGCAAACGCGCTGTTCGACGCCCACCGCGACGATCCCGAGTTTGGCTATCGGTTCCTCGCCGGCGAAGCGGAAGCCGCTGGCCAGCGCATGTGTGAGCGAACCGCGTGGCGGATCTGCCGCGACAATCAGTGGTGGTCCGTGTTCGGCAAGAAGCGGGGGAAGAACGGAAAACGACCCGGACCGCCCGTGCACGACGACCTCGTTCAACGGGACTTCTCCGCGGATGACCTCAACGAACTGTGGCTGACGGACATCACCGAGCACTGGACCGACGAGGGCAAGCTCTACCTCTGCGCGATCAAGGACGTGTTCTCCGGCCGGATCGTCGGAGACTCCATCAGCGACCGGATGAAGGCGCGCCTCGCAGTAAACGCCCTGGACAACGCGGTGTCCAGGCGCCGTGACGCCGGCGGCTGCATCGTGCACTCGGACCGCGGATCTCAGGGCGGATTCAACTGGTCGTCGCAACACCTCGACTTCGGAGGTGTGTTCGAGCATGGCCACGGGAGACTGGAGCAAGAAGACGAGCGACGCGCCGGTGGAGCTTCGTCGTCAGTGGCGTGCTGA
- a CDS encoding transposase yields MPAPYPQEFRDDVVRVARNREPGQKLSQIAKDFGISESCLTNWVRQADVEDGARPGKTREDSAELRDARKRIRLLEQENEVLRRAAAYLSQANLPGKSSTRS; encoded by the coding sequence ATGCCCGCTCCTTACCCCCAGGAGTTCCGTGACGACGTCGTCCGTGTCGCGAGGAACCGTGAACCTGGCCAGAAGCTCTCCCAGATCGCGAAGGACTTCGGGATCTCGGAGTCGTGCCTGACGAACTGGGTGCGCCAAGCAGATGTCGAAGACGGCGCCCGTCCCGGCAAGACCCGCGAGGACTCTGCCGAGCTGCGCGATGCGCGCAAGCGGATCCGGCTGCTGGAGCAGGAAAACGAGGTCCTCCGCCGCGCCGCCGCCTACCTCTCGCAGGCAAACCTGCCGGGAAAATCCTCTACCCGCTCGTGA
- a CDS encoding MerR family transcriptional regulator, whose protein sequence is MLSIGEIAHSAGVSRRMLRHWEDEGLLTPAVTDPVTGYRRHQDSQLGRVRAITELRALGFGLAEIGQLLDPQIGQSTLESLLIHQVDALQREITEASTRLVHVQHRLDIIQNKSMEIIMNLSLTALPSLNFWGLSTAVLDETEIGHAVSELYRRLPQSDEEIVLLYDGTRDDQITVSAGTMTQSESEAVSRIVVPEVPEGVTVTFDVPPESIADAWILIETELEKRHLTSFGVYRQVNSATGHVTLQAPVRERH, encoded by the coding sequence ATGTTGAGCATCGGAGAGATCGCGCATAGCGCCGGTGTCTCGCGGCGAATGCTACGGCACTGGGAAGACGAGGGGTTGCTGACCCCAGCTGTAACCGACCCCGTGACCGGCTATCGGCGCCACCAAGACAGCCAGCTAGGGCGCGTGCGAGCCATCACGGAGCTGCGCGCGCTCGGGTTCGGTTTGGCCGAGATAGGGCAGCTGCTCGATCCGCAGATCGGGCAGTCCACGCTGGAATCGCTTCTGATTCACCAGGTAGATGCCTTGCAGCGGGAGATCACCGAGGCTTCAACACGTCTGGTCCACGTTCAGCACCGGCTGGACATCATCCAGAACAAGTCCATGGAGATCATCATGAATCTGTCCCTCACCGCACTGCCCAGCCTCAATTTCTGGGGGCTGAGCACCGCCGTCCTTGATGAGACCGAGATCGGTCACGCCGTGAGCGAGCTGTACCGGCGTCTCCCGCAATCCGATGAAGAGATCGTGCTTCTGTACGACGGCACGCGCGACGACCAGATCACCGTCTCGGCCGGGACTATGACGCAATCCGAATCTGAGGCGGTCAGCAGGATCGTCGTACCGGAGGTCCCGGAAGGCGTAACGGTCACGTTCGATGTGCCCCCAGAGAGCATCGCGGATGCCTGGATCCTCATCGAGACCGAGCTGGAGAAGCGACACCTGACCAGCTTTGGAGTCTATCGGCAGGTCAACAGCGCGACGGGGCACGTCACCCTGCAGGCCCCTGTTCGCGAGCGGCACTGA